A genomic window from Gossypium hirsutum isolate 1008001.06 chromosome D12, Gossypium_hirsutum_v2.1, whole genome shotgun sequence includes:
- the LOC107913812 gene encoding ATP phosphoribosyltransferase 2, chloroplastic, whose amino-acid sequence MSLLQPYFQQCASAAFSISFPSHSFYVSVSKRTFISCCSSQSQTALVDSPVDSKIAERDEIRLGLPSKGRMAADTLDLLKDCQLSVKQVNPRQYVAQIPQLSNLEVWFQRPKDIVRKLLSGDLDLGIVGLDTVSEYGQGNEDLIIVHDALDYGDCRLSLAIPKYGIFENINSLRELAEMPQWTVEKPLRVATGFTYLGPKFMKEHGLKHVIFSTADGALEAAPAMGIADAILDLVSSGTTLRENNLKEIEGGVVLESQAVLVASRKALIQRKGALDTTHEILERFEAHLRALGQFTVTANMRGGSAEEVAERVLTQPSLAGLQGPTVCPVFCKRDGKVTADYYAIVICVPKKALYKSVQQLRAIGGSGVLISPLTYIFDEETPRWRELLSKLGI is encoded by the exons ATGTCTCTGTTGCAGCCGTATTTCCAGCAATGCGCCTCCGCAGCCTTCTCAATCTCATTCCCTTCTCACTCTTTCTACGTTTCCGTTTCTAAACGTACCTTCATCTCTTGTTGCTCCTCCCAGTCCCAAACGGCCCTTGTCGACTCCCCAGTCGATTCTAAAATCGCTGAAAGGGATGAGATTCGTCTCGGCTTGCCTAGCAAGGGTCGCATGGCTGCCGACACTCTCGATCTACTCAAG GATTGTCAATTGTCGGTTAAGCAAGTCAATCCGAGGCAGTATGTTGCACAAATACCTCAG CTTTCCAATTTAGAAGTCTGGTTTCAGCGGCCCAAAGACATTGTCCGCAAATTGTTATCTGGAGATTTAGATCTTGGTATCGTGGGGCTCGATACTGTCAGTGAATATGGACAA GGAAATGAAGATCTTATCATTGTTCATGATGCCCTTGATTATGGAGATTGTCGTTTATCTCTTGCA ATTCCTAAGTATGGGATCTTTGAGAATATCAATTCATTGAGGGAGCTGGCTGAGATGCCCCAGTGGACTGTTGAGAAACCTTTAAGAGTTGCAACTGGCTTCACTTAT CTTGGTCCTAAATTTATGAAAGAACATGGATTGAAGCATGTGATATTTTCAACTGCTGATGGAGCTTTAGAGGCAGCTCCTGCG ATGGGAATAGCTGATGCGATTTTGGACCTTGTTAGTAGTGGGACTACATTGAGGGAGAACAATTTGAAAGaaattgaaggtggagttgtattAGAAAGCCAG GCTGTTCTAGTTGCAAGCCGGAAAGCGTTAATCCAGCGGAAGGGTGCACTGGACACCACACATGAGATTCTTGAAAGATTTGAGGCCCATTTGAGGGCACTTGGTCAGTTCACG GTAACTGCAAATATGAGGGGCGGTAGCGCAGAGGAAGTGGCTGAGCGAGTATTGACCCAGCCATCTTTGGCCGGGTTGCAG GGCCCCACGGTATGTCCAGTTTTCTGTAAGCGTGATGGAAAAGTAACTGCTGACTACTATGCCATAGTCATATGCGTACCTAAGAAAGCTTTATACAAGTCTGTACAACAATTG